Genomic DNA from Magnolia sinica isolate HGM2019 chromosome 4, MsV1, whole genome shotgun sequence:
TGAAACAAGAAACACAGGAATCAAAATTCAGAGAGCAGTTAACCAACTCACCAAATAACGGAGCAGCTGATGTTGATGCCTGGAGTGGTGATGACGATGCTGATACAGGTGCTCTCGTAGACAGCGAGAAGCTTGGAAAGGCATTGGCACTGGCTGAGGAAGCAGCTGAGGTCGTAGCTGCTGATGATAAAGCTGTTCCCATCGTTGCCACCGTAGGGTTTGCTCCAAAAGCAGGAACAGATGGAGTAGAAGCCGCAGGAGCAGAAGAAGAGAATGGAgatggagcagacgaagatggtGGTGTGGAAGCAGCTGGAACTGACAAGCTCCCGGTCGTGACAGTTGACGAGAGTGACGGAAAGGAAGAAGCTCCAAATGCTAGCGAAAACGGCTTCGCAGCAGCTGTACTGGAGAACCCTGCTGCACTGGAAgaagcagcagtagcagcattgCCAAGACCAAGGGAGGATTGGAAGGGCGATGACGAGGAAGTACTGAAGGAAAAGCTTGACGATGATGAGTTCAGAGCAGGCGTCGATGAAGGAGCGGCTGTAGATGCTGCATTTGTGGAGCTCTTAGAAAATGCTGAAGCACTGCCAAGAGAAAACGGCGAAGCTGTCGTCGCAGCAGAAGAAGATCCGAACAacgacgaagaagaagaaaaggaaggggCTGTTGCTGTGGCAGAAGAAGATCCAAACAGCTGCGAAGAAGTAGAAAAGGAAGGAGCCATCGCAGCAGCAGAAGATCCGAACAGTGAGGAGGAGCCAGAAAAGGAAGGAGGCGTCGCTGCTGCAGAAGAAGATCCGAACAGCTGCGAAGATGTAGAAAAGGAAGGAGCCGTCACTGCGGCAGAAGAAGATCCGAACAGTGGCGAAGAAGTAGAAAAGGAAGGAGTCGCCACCGTGGCAGAAGAGGATCCGAACAACTGCGAAGAAGTAGAAAAGGGCGGGGCCATAGttgtcgaagaagaagaagaagaagacccaaacaatggagaagaagaagaagaagcagttCCGAAGAAAGACGTGCCAGTAGAGAAGGACGGAGTTGTAATTGTTGAAGAAGAATAGGAGGAAGAAGATCCGAACACTGGCggcgaagaagaggaagaagatccgAACAATGGGGAAGAAGTGGGACCACCAAACGTGGAAGTAGAGAAAGGCGAAGATGCAGGAGCTGAGGTTGATGAGGGAGCGCTGAAGAGCGATGATCCAGCGGAAGAAGAGGGAGTACCGAACAAGGAAGCAGAGAAAGGCGAGGATGCAGGAACTGAGGTTGATGAGGGAGCGCTGAAGAGCGATGATCCGGTGGCCGATGTGGAGAATGCGAAAGGCGAGGATGCAGGAACTGAGGTTGATGAGGGAGCGCTGAAGAGCGATGATCCAGTGGCCGATGTGGAGAATGCGAAAAGCGAAGTTGAGGAAGATGGTAGCGCGGAAGCGGACGTGGAGCCGGGATTTGATGCGGAGGGAAATGGGAAGGAAAGGGGTTTGGAAGTTGATGAGGAGAAAAGATTGGAAGCAGAAGAGGAGAGGGGGTTTGAAGAAGCGAAAGAGGTTCcaaaggagaaaggagaagaagaagaggagctaGAGTTTGAAGAGGATGAAGAGAAtgatgagagaggagaggaggagaaggagaaagGAGAGGAGGATTGTTGAGAATAGGGAGCGAAGGGAGAGGAAGATGTagttgaagaagaggaagaaaaagatgAAGCTTGTAAGAAGGGGAAtgtggaagaggaggaggaggctgATGAGAAGCCAGTACCAGCCATGGCTGTTTTCTTTTGTTCTTCTCTTTTCCGTGTAGAGGAGAGAGGGAAGTGGAAGGGTTTTCTATCGCTTTGGGTTTTTGGGTGTGGGGAGTTTGCTTGATACTCCGGCTACGTATGAGGCTTGATGCGCACGCACTTGGAAATGGACGCCACTTTCCTGTGTCCCACGCTACATGGAGCCCTCGTAGCCCTTGTAGGATGTCcacgagaaatctactccgtccatcggtttcacTAGCACAAGTTCAGACGGACTcggccatccatccttttttttccagctcattttagggcatgattttccagctcattttagagcatggtaaCAAAATGAGGTGAAtataattctcaagtggaccacaccacgaaaagcagtagggattaaacacctaccattagtAACTTGTTTAGTTACACAGAAGTTTTGTACCAAGCTGAtaggtgttttcccttcatctaggtctgtgtgaccctacggcgaataagcattacagtggactttactAAATTTTCAATGGAAAACGTATTCTACCTCCCGTAGTGTGGTTCGGTTGTGATTTAaatatacatcatttttgggcttataccctccaataaaatgtaaaaatggatggacagcatagataaaaccacatacaacatggtgggccccctaAAGCTTTGGCACCAGCTAGCTAGTATTGGGGTCATGATGGACGCTAGACGTGAGATGGGCCAGGAGGCCAGGATGCAAACACTCATCTGGATGCTTTTGTGCTATTCAATCAGTTCAAAGGTTATTTCCCATTCTTGGTCTATGACTGGTGTGTTTGATATGTATTGGTAGTTGCCATTAAAATTTTATGTAAACTGAACTCGTCATCATTGCTTAAGCAGAATCCAATGGAATCAAACGTAGGAGAGAGATTAATGGTAATTGAAATTCATATAAAATGAAATCACATAATTTTATTATCATTTCAAGAAAGCGTCTTCTAAGGGCCAATTCACATCAAATGCACTCCACAAAGATTATGACAAcgaaatttcaatttccattatttcctatgatattCACCATCCTTGAGTTACAGTATTAGAAATACTCCTCAAATTCTTAGACACTTGCTCTTTAAAATAAGACTGCTATAATCAAATCTAAAAATCTAACGTTTAGACAATCCAATAATAACATTTATAATTGTATTTGTATCGTCCATCACACTCTTCCACAGTATCAATTAGGAATCAAACAGAGATTCCTCACAAACACTACACTTTGTAGTCTGTAGCTCCAGAGACAAAATATCAAAGGATTTTTTGGGAGTTAAGGGTGTCAACGGGCTAGATTAGTGTTGGGTCAAGCTTTGTCCAAGCCCAAACTCGGTTCAAGCCTGTAATGAGCCCTAAAGTCAAGCCCAAGTTTGAACCAGAGCTATTATACAAGGCCCAGCCCATGCCCAAAagcaaaacaaaattttaaaaataaaaggacGCACATCCTTAATTTTctttaagggcccaccatgatgtgtatataaaGTCTACTCTGACTATTAAATGTGTAATGTCATGTTTGGGTTTTCCGGTCTGGTTATGTTTAGGCCTTTTAAGCCACTGATTCGAGGTTTGGAAGAGCTTGAATAAGCTTTTAGATCTGTTTCTCACCAAGCCAGGATTAGAGCTCTCTTGGGTTGTATTTTGAACTAGTAAGGCGCGCCTTTACTAGAAACTTCTGAGATTATTGGACCCAGCCGTGCTCATTCTCAGCCCTGATCATAACCTTCCAGTAGACACCAGATGAATGGTTAAGAAGAAAGCTGTGACTGTCGAATTAAGTGATGAAATAAGAGTCATTTGATTAATGTGGATTTTGGATTTCCACGATCTAAAATTGCCTTATAAATCTGATTGTCCTAATTGGCACGCTTGCATACAATGTATGTGTTTGCCAATGAGAACTGGCGAATTTACATTATGGCCTTCCTCATACCCATGGCTGCATGCACCATGTAAGTCTAAGGATTGGGCCCATAAACTTGGCGCAAGGTCCTAGCCCGGGCCTGAAATTATGGCATGGCTGGGCCATTCCCAGGCCAATGAGGAATGACCCACTTAGCCTGTTGACCCAGTCTAATCATTAAACAGGCCACCATTTTACCAAGAAAATGGATGGGAAGCCAAATATCAGGCCCAGAGCTGTAGAAAACAATTAAACCATATAAACCCTCTGGAAGCACAAAGCACGTGGTTGCCCATTGGATAATTGGATCTGCTGATTTTAAGGGCTTTTTAACTTTCATAGAGACcttgttggacagattggatgccaccGTACATAAGACTTTTGGAGGTAGCCCACAGTATGgctggatctgcctgattttagaGGCCCTCCAACTTTCATTGACACCGAGTTAGACAAGCTGGACCTGCCATATACGGGACTTTCGGGAGGTAGCCCATAGCCCATGGACTGATTGGATTTGCCCGATTTTAAGGGCCTTCTAACTTTCATCAAGACCTTATTAGACAAGCTGGATGCTGCCGTACAATGGACTCTTACAGGGTAGCTAATGGGATGGTTAGATTCACCTGATTTTAGGGACCTTTCAACTTTCATTGTAACCAtattggacaagttggatgtgttaagaacctaaccaatatgccGAAAGCCCTGCAACTGGCATATTAAAGATAGGCTATTAAAACCTTAGGAAGGTATCATTCCACCACACTCTGTGAGTAGCGTCCATGGTGACCTGGCATATTAAAGTTAGATTATTAAACCCTTAAGAAGGTAACATTCTGCTCTGTGAATAGCATCTACTGTATTACCACCAAAGCGTGGAATTAATCTTATGTTGGCAATAGGgataatccctgccatgggtaataattatgttttttgaatcccgacccacctaatcccaccgcccaaacagacccttgggcggtgggattagaagggatcaggtgggatgggattcatctggccTGTGCCAATTcgactccatgtttgggaagaatgggaaaggttggaattacattaaatggaattgcattgggtcacatgccaatttcactcaatgtttagtAAGTTGTGTagctcccaccatgatgtgtgggctatatccacactgtccacccatttatcgagattattttaaagcatgggccaaaggtaaatctaaacctcaagtggaccccaccatagaaagcaacagggattgaatacttatcgttgaaaacttctttgtggctacataagttttggatctacctcatttttaggcccatgttatgaaatgaggttacaaaacaaacgaacaatttagatataacacatgtgtgttattcttagtaatttcaaatgatggtgggtatattcattcaatatacCACCATACTATCAACAACgcatggcattaattttatcccatgaTATTAGGGGACAATCCtagccatgggtaataattatgttttttaaatccCGTCCcacctaagggggtgtttggcgcatggcattgggaaggattaggtgggatgggactcaaaaaacataattattatgcAGGGAAGGGATTGTCCCCTactgggataagcttaattccatattatgtttgtaatacggtggtacattaaatggatatgcccaccatcatttgaaactattgagaacaacacacgtgttatatccaaaccgttcatttgttttgtaacctcattttatggcatgtgcctaaaaatgaggcagatgcagaacttatgtggccccaaagaagttttcaatggtgggtatttaaTCCTTGTtgctttcaatggtggggtccacttgagctttagatttacctgattttttggctcatgctctaaaatgatctggaagtatgggtggatggtgtggatatagcccacacatcatggtgggacctacacaacttgctaacattgagtggaattggcatgggaccctaTGCAATTCCATcttatctaattccaagcttttctattcttcctaaacattgagtggatttggcacgggaccaaatgtaatttcatcccaccaaatcccatctaataccatgggCCAAACGCCCCCTAGGGGCTTTCCAACTTTCACAGTGACTTGGTTGGACAACCTGAATGCTGCCGTACACAAGAATTTCAGGAGGTAGCCCACGGGATGGTTAGATCCGATTGATTTTAGGGGTCTTCCAACTTTCATTGACACTCAATTAGACATGGTGGACACCAACATAGACAAGACTTTGGGAGAGCCACTACAATGATTTGTAGAGGGATCAAGCCTCTAAAATTTAAATGGTTTGAATACATGATGAGTCTTTGATTCTAGATGAACTACCAAACCTAGCTGGTCAGAGTGGAACTCAACCCGATTTTTAAATGGATTGAATAAATTGAAAGCAAACCTGTTACAATTGGCTTGAGTAGTTCACAGCAGGGATGGGAAGCTAGATATCAGGCCTAGAGCCGTAGAAAACGGTGAAACCATTTAACACCCTCTAAAAACTCGTAGTTGCCCGTGGGATGGTTAGATCCGCCTTACAACTTTCATTAATACTTTGTTGGAAAAGTTGGACGCAGCCGTACACAGGACTTTAGGGGGAGTAGCCCACGAAtggttggatccacctgattttagGGGCCTTCCAGCTTTCATTGATACCCCGTTAAATAAGTTGGATGTCACCGAGGACttttggggtagcccatgggatggcTGGATCGGCTTAATTGTAAAGACCTTCCAATTTTTAATAAGACCATGTTGGACAAGCTGTGtggtatttgatgtcttaaatatagtTAGATATAGAGCATGTCGATGACATCCACAGATTGTTCGGTGTCATTTTTTATGACATCAAATAGTGCTCGATCTCATCGAAATTTTTCAGTTTTTCTCAAGTTAGTTACTGGATTATCAGGACATTCTTTCGATGCTATCGGATGGTGTTCTACggcaccttcgatgccattgaacataTCTCAATGCAattgagaattttcaaaaaatcatgtTTTATCTCTGGACAGTTGGGATGttattttgatatcatcgatgacattgaagaattagtttcgataacatcgaagactgttcgatgccatcgacaataTTCACATGATCTTTCGCAGAATTACGattttgcaggatttgtttctgattttgcTTGGTATCCTTCTATAggttttatgtatatatatatatatatatatatatatatatatatatatatatatagagagagagagagagagagagagagagagagagagagagagagagagagagaggcatgctctccTACatacctacgcacgtgcgcacctttccacacgtgtcatgggtgtcgaatacgaacggtccataagatgtggaatcccatgaaaccttaggcgGCGAATTTTCACTCTGATCTAAGATTCTGacgggccatagtaaagagaaattcaaatcaagggaagaaactgtttgcatttttatggcccacaaaagttttggttgaaagtaaaaattggtaccagggggtttcatgaggttctgcttcatgtggaccgttcagatttttgagaatcatcagatatgatgagttctcaaaaaagttcgtaggtaGCCCGTGCGAACTGGTTCACGAGTAagcgttgtgtgtgtgtgtgtgagaaggATCAGGATGTATTATTACTAGGGTTTCTAATTCGTCTaaaggtttcaaagggtgtagcgaGGATgggattcgaggttgttcaaattgaGTAATCTCTTTCTCTTTATAAATTCTGCTTTTATAATGATATATGTCGCTTTGTACTGTAGTTTTTTTCACGTTAAAATTGGTGTGTTATCTTTGTGTTTACTTGGTGCGATCCAATTACTTCTTTTGATTCGCCTATGTGATCTTTCGTTGTCCCCCAACAAGCTTGAGGCTGCCATACATGAGAATTCAGGAGTAGCCACCGAATGGTTTGATCCACCTGATTTTAGGGGCTTTTCAACTTTCTTTGAAACGTTGTTGGACAAGCTCTCAACAGTGGTAAACAGGCCTTTTGGAGGTAGCCCTAGGGATGGTTGAATATACCTGATTTTAGGGCCTTTTAAGGGGGCGTTTGGGGTATGGGTTTAAATGGGATTtggtgggagtgggttttaagatctCATGGACCATTGCAATGTTTGGGACTAGGGGTGTATACGAACCGGGCTGACCCGGTTAActtgctcaactcggctcgaaaaaaCTCGACTCGGCcggacccggaactgagttcaggTCGGGATGAGCCATTTTCTGCAGCCCGAaattgagttcgggccgagttcgaataAGTccaagttcggcccgactcgcCAGGGCATATATAcccttttataataaaaaaaaccctaGTCCCCACCCCAATcgttttcttttccccttttgagAAAACGCCCGACCCCAAGCCGACCCTACCAGACCCTCTTTCCCTGCCCGACCCCATctgcaaatctctctctctctctctctctctctctctctctctctctctctctctctctctcgtccgaccagcagaggccatccgcctctctctgctcgttcGTCCGGCCAACCACCAGAGGACCTCCGCCTTTctctgctcgtccgtccgtccaACCACTAGAGGACCTCCGCCTCTCTGCTCGTCTCGCTGTCCGACCAGCAGAGCTCGCTCGTCCCTCCATCCAACCGCAATCAGTAAGATTTCAGTCCAACCCCATATTTTGTCATATTTGCTCATAATTCCTCGCCACTTCTAAAAAATAtatgaagattttcttttgacgGTGTTGATCTGATCTGCTCTGGGACAGCTACGCCCTCTTATTCGAAACCACCAACCGCATAATAGAATAGATACAGGAAATAGAGCAGTTCTTCCTCGACAGATTCCATCAGTAGAAACAATGGAAAATCAAAAAGCTAAGAACTATCATATATCCCAAATCAGACAGACAACCACAAACAATGCTGGAccaaaaaaaaagacttttcttTCACTTTAGTTAGCAACAAGTCTAGTTGGAACAAAACAGAAACCAGACAACGAAATGAGATTGAAACCTAAAACCATTGCTAAACAGTATCACAATAGGAGGAATATGCATTGGATGCACATTTGAGAGGGATGAATTAACTTCACGTGTTTGACATCTAAGCCATTCATTAAGGTGGCCACACCATAAACATGCCcttacccaaaaatcaggccaatccactcatcagatagGGCCACAAGGGTAGGCAGGATATGTAGCATATTGaatgtgtggcccatccgatgagCACACTAGCCTGATTTTCAGGATGGCATACTCAGTGGGGCTGAATTGCAAAGATCTTGTAAATGATGTTTCTCTTTTTTTAGTAGATGTGCGTGTGGCTCTAAATGAGTGGGCTCGCTTTTAACACGCTTCCTGCCAACGAAATATTAGAATTGCTCATCTTTGTTAATGCGTGTATGATTTACTCCTGCCATTTATACATGTGCCTACACATGGTTTCTTATTAGTCAACCTGCAATATGTCAAGCAAAGTGTAAACAGTTAATGGTTAGTGATTAAGTGAACTCGAGGGTGTTCATGGTCCATTTTCACCTCAGCGCCAAGCTCTCAAGATCATGGATTCTAGGGTGGCCATCTTCCAGTGGAAGATGTTTTTAGACAGTAGATCTAAGCATTACTTCTAACCAGAAATATAGATAAGATATCAGGTAAGTGTCCATACTGACACGTTTATATACGTGTAGATGGGCACTGCTCTACATACGTGTGGAATTGGCAATCCTTGTCTAAAGAATACCTAGTGCCATGCCACAGTGAGCATATAAGCTCACAGACATTACTTTTGTACGTGTCAGTGGAGCAACGGTGAGATATCCACCACTCCATCCCACTAACTCCGTGGCCCACCTAGCATAGAGAAATTCTAGGATAACTCCAACTGAGAGTACTGCCACACTGTGTACTCCAACTGAGAGTACTGCCACACTGTGTATGCCTGATGCACCAAAAAACCTCACAGATGGAAAAAATCTTAACCCTTGGGTGGGTGTTCCAACagatagacggttaagaaagaaACCAGGCCCTGGTTCACATTCAACCCAAACACAGCCTAATATTCtatggctaggatcttcaaaaaaaggaggatttttttgtggCTGGCTATCCaatgtggatggtttggatcactgatctACTTGCCCCACTTGTGGAAACTGAGAATCTGAATGTACTATACAAAGATTGATAATCTAGAAACGAAAAATCCAGTACTGAAAAATGTAGGATCCAAACAGCCTGTTTGTTATTCTTTCATGCTTGAATCCATTTTCCATTTTCAGGCTTATCAGCAAAAACTAATGTTGTAAAATCAATTTCCAAGATGCTGATGGAGGCTGGCAACCATAGGCagttaagaaaagaaaatacagcaattgttcacattcaactgaaagaaagaaaaatgtagAAAATTGTTCACCTGTGCAAACTATAAACTGTAAACCCAAAACGACTTTAACAAAGATTGGACTAAAACTATGATGGATGGTGCAGACATTCATGATTTCTACAACTCTAAAAAAAAATACAGCTTGACTGGCTGACTCTACAAGTTCATAGGAAAGACTCTCttacctgccaaa
This window encodes:
- the LOC131243985 gene encoding nuclear pore complex protein NUP62-like, with protein sequence MAGTGFSSASSSSSTFPFLQASSFSSSSSTTSSSPFAPYSQQSSSPFSFSSSPLSSFSSSSSNSSSSSSSPFSFGTSFASSNPLSSSASNLFSSSTSKPLSFPFPSASNPGSTSASALPSSSTSLFAFSTSATGSSLFSAPSSTSVPASSPFAFSTSATGSSLFSAPSSTSVPASSPFSASLFGTPSSSAGSSLFSAPSSTSAPASSPFSTSTFGGPTSSPLFGSSSSSSPPVFGSSSSYSSSTITTPSFSTGTSFFGTASSSSSPLFGSSSSSSSTTMAPPFSTSSQLFGSSSATVATPSFSTSSPLFGSSSAAVTAPSFSTSSQLFGSSSAAATPPSFSGSSSLFGSSAAAMAPSFSTSSQLFGSSSATATAPSFSSSSSLFGSSSAATTASPFSLGSASAFSKSSTNAASTAAPSSTPALNSSSSSFSFSTSSSSPFQSSLGLGNAATAASSSAAGFSSTAAAKPFSLAFGASSFPSLSSTVTTGSLSVPAASTPPSSSAPSPFSSSAPAASTPSVPAFGANPTVATMGTALSSAATTSAASSASANAFPSFSLSTRAPVSASSSPLQASTSAAPLFGASTSTSAGVSTEGAAKISFSGSVVTTAQASSSASAASSASTTLSQAPKLPSEITGKTVEEIIKDWNSELQERTGKFRKQAVAIAEWDRRILQNRDVLLRLESEVAKVVETQTNLERQLELIETHQQEVDKALQSAEEEAERIYKDERRLLLEDEAAATRDSMYEQAEFIEREMEQMAEQIKSIIETLNGNQGGDLEMIDGMTPIDVVVRILNNQLSSLMWIDEKASEFSSRIQKLANRGAAADRDLMSSRFWMS